From Ficedula albicollis isolate OC2 chromosome 5, FicAlb1.5, whole genome shotgun sequence, one genomic window encodes:
- the SIX6 gene encoding homeobox protein SIX6: MFQLPILNFSPQQVAGVCETLEESGDIERLGRFLWSLPVAPAACEALNKNESVLRARAIVAFHTGNYRELYHILENHKFTKESHAKLQALWLEAHYQEAEKLRGRPLGPVDKYRVRKKFPLPRTIWDGEQKTHCFKERTRHLLREWYLQDPYPNPSKKRELAQATGLTPTQVGNWFKNRRQRDRAAAAKNRLQQQVLTQGSVRSLQAEEESGGEAVTCRACAGRNCMKQPKTIIKYLVNDPRIWFEMTVSVSSPPVYAEQISEATVQTKPSPSRASGCFKNNNNYKRATLQPPAPQRSLNPGLTLVCPHEGGPEDET; the protein is encoded by the exons ATGTTCCAGCTGCCCATCCTCAATTTCAGCCCGCAGCAGGTGGCCGGGGTATGCGAGACCCTGGAGGAGAGCGGGGACATCGAGCGCCTGGGGCGCTTCCTCTGGTCCCTGCCCGTGGCCCCCGCGGCCTGCGAGGCGCTCAACAAGAACGAGTCGGTGCTGAGAGCCCGGGCCATCGTGGCCTTCCACACGGGGAACTACCGGGAGCTCTACCACATCCTGGAGAACCACAAGTTCACCAAGGAGTCCCACGCCAAACTGCAAGCCCTCTGGCTGGAAGCGCACTACCAGGAGGCGGAGAAGCTGCGGGGCCGACCCCTGGGGCCGGTGGACAAGTACCGGGTGAGGAAGAAGTTCCCGCTGCCCCGCACCATCTGGGACGGCGAGCAGAAGACACATTGCTTCAAGGAGCGGACGAGGCATTTGCTGCGGGAGTGGTACCTGCAGGACCCTTACCCCAACCCCAGCAAAAAGCGGGAACTGGCTCAGGCCACGGGACTTACCCCCACGCAAGTGGGCAACTGGTTCAAAAACCGCAGGCAAAGGGACAGGGCAGCAGCGGCTAAGAACAG GCTACAGCAGCAGGTCCTAACGCAGGGCTCGGTGCGCTCGCTGCAAGCGGAGGAGGAGAGCGGCGGCGAGGCG GTGACTTGTAGAGCATGTGCAGGACGAAACTGTATGAAGCAGCCTAAAaccataataaaatatttggtgAACGACCCTCGCATCTGGTTTGAAATGACGGTGTCGGTCTCAAGCCCTCCAGTTTACGCAGAGCAGATCTCCGAGGCCACGg TTCAGACCAAGCCGTCGCCCTCCCGAGCCTCtggttgttttaaaaataataataattataaacGG GCtaccctgcagcccccagcacctcAAAGGAGCCTGAACCCTGGGCTGACCTTGGTGTGCCCCCATGAGGGGGGCCCAGAGGATGAGACCTAG